A region from the Chelmon rostratus isolate fCheRos1 chromosome 6, fCheRos1.pri, whole genome shotgun sequence genome encodes:
- the eif4g2b gene encoding eukaryotic translation initiation factor 4 gamma 2b encodes MAVKKQGSILLSTEEVFPFGLAAPFSPPLPIILILLSILHCQAAKVESVIAEGGASRFSASSGGGGGRGAPQHYPKTVGNSEFLGKTPGQSVQRWVPSRSTRRDVNSSNEKERHDAIFRKVRGILNKLTPEKFDKLCLELLNVGVDSKLVLKGIILLIVDKALEEPKYSSLYAQLCLRLAEDAPNFDGPSSEIQTSQKQSTTFRRLLISKLQDEFENRTRNVEIYDKHDNPLTSEEEEQRAIAKIKMLGNIKFIGELGKLDLIHESILHKCIKTLLEKKKRVQLKDMGEDLECLCQIMRTVGPRLDHEKAKSLMDQYFGRMRSLMNNKELPARIRFLLQDTVELRENNWVPRKAFIDNGPKTINQIRQDAVKDLGVFIPAPMSQGMRMDFFLESPFMPNRVKLDRETLGGLADMFGQMPGSGIGTGPGVIQDRYSPTMGRHRTNPLFNGHSGHIAPPPQSQFDMGPKSFVKSNQVQNQHFLNQNQNHMAQQQVQSKDMPPRFSKKGQLNADEISLRPAQSFLLNKNQVPKLQPQIPTMMPPSAQPPRTQTPPLGQPPQLGLKTNPPPIQEKPQKTNKKPPPAREELLKMTEAIMTEYLNSKNLSEAVSGVREMRAPKHFLPEMLSKIIVCSLDRPDEDKEHASTLIHTLRTEGLITGENFMQAFLNVLDQCPKIELDVPLVKSYLAQFAARAIIAELVSVAELAHPLENGTHFPLFLLCLQQTAKLKDREWLTDLFQQSKVNMQKMLPEIDQNKDRMLEILEGKGLSFLFPLLKLEKELLKQIKADPSPQSIYKWIKDNISPKLHTDKGFVNILMTSFLQYISQELCMAESEEQLAAPSKEQLEQEKQLLLAFKPVMQKFLHDHTELQVSALYALQVHCNASTFPKGMLLRYFVNFYDMEIIEEEAFLAWKEDITQEFPGKGKALFQVNQWLTWLETAEEEESEDEAD; translated from the exons TGCTTCTTCGGGGGGAGGAGGTGGTAGGGGTGCACCTCAGCACTATCCCAAGACTGTCGGCAACAG CGAGTTCCTGGGGAAAACCCCAGGGCAAAGCGTTCAGAGATGGGTTCCTTCACGAAGCACTAGACGAGATGTCAACTCCAGCAACGAAAAAGAGCGACACGATGCAATCTTCAGGAAAGTGAGGGG CATACTCAACAAACTCACGCCTGAGAAGTTTGACAAGCTATGCCTTGAGCTCCTGAACGTGGGCGTAGATTCAAAACTCGTCCTTAAAGGAATCATCTTGCTG ATTGTAGACAAAGCCCTAGAAGAGCCGAAGTATAGCTCGCTCTATGCTCAGCTATGTCTGCGCTTGGCAGAGGACGCACCAAACTTTGATGGCCCTTCATCTGAGATCCAAACATCCCAAAAGCAGAGCACA ACCTTCAGAAGACTGCTGATTTCCAAACTTCAAGATGAATTTGAAAACCGCACCAGAAATGTTGAAA TCTATGACAAACATGACAACCCTCTTACttctgaagaggaagagcaacGTGCCATTGCCAAGATCAAGATGCTTGGTAACATTAAATTCATCGGGGAACTTGGCAAACTCGACCTCATCCATGAATCTATCCTTCATAAGTGCATCAAAACA CTtctggaaaagaagaagagagtcCAGCTCAAGGATATGGGGGAGGATCTGGAGTGCCTCTGTCAGATAATGAGGACAGTGGGGCCGAGACTCGACCATGAGAAAGCAAAG TCTTTAATGGATCAGTACTTTGGCCGTATGCGATCCTTAATGAACAACAAGGAGTTGCCTGCTAGGATCCGCTTCCTGCTGCAAGACACAGTGGAACTGCGAGAAAACAACTGGGTCCCCCGCAAGGCTTTCATCGACAACGGACCAAAGACGATTAACCAGATCCGTCAGGATGCAGTGAAG GATTTGGGTGTTTTCATCCCAGCACCCATGTCTCAGGGGATGAGGATGGACTTCTTCCTGGAAAGCCCCTTCATGCCCAACAGAGTGAAACTGGACAGGGAGACTCTCGGGGGATTGGCTGACATGTTTGGACAGATGCCAG GCAGTGGGATTGGAACTGGCCCGGGGGTTATTCAGGATAGGTACTCGCCCACTATGGGACGCCATCGCACCAACCCGCTCTTCAATGGCCACAGTGGCCACATCGCCCCTCCACCGCAGTCACAGTTCGACATGGGGCCAAAGTCTTTCGTTAAGTCCAACCAG GTTCAGAACCAGCATTTCCtcaaccagaaccagaaccacaTGGCCCAGCAGCAGGTCCAGTCCAAGGACATGCCTCCACGATTCAGCAAGAAAGGACAGCTCAATGCGGATGAG ATCAGCCTCAGGCCTGCTCAGTCATTCCTCCTCAACAAGAACCAGGTACCCAAGCTCCAGCCCCAGATCCCCACCATGATGCCTCCCAGCGCCCAGCCCCCACGCACTCAAACCCCCCCTCTGGGACAG CCTCCACAGCTTGGCCTGAAGACCAACCCTCCACCCATCCAAGAGAAACCTCAGAAGACGAACAAGAAGCCACCTCCTGCCAGGGAGGAACTGCTTAAAATGACT GAAGCGATCATGACTGAGTACTTGAACAGTAAGAACCTGTCCGAGGCTGTGAGCGGCGTGCGAGAGATGAGGGCTCCCAAGCACTTCCTGCCGGAGATGCTGAGCAAGATCATCGTGTGTTCCCTGGACCGTCCCGATGAGGACAAGGAGCACGCGAGCACTCTGATCCACACACTCCGCACCGAGGGCCTCATCACTGGGGAGAACTTCATGCAG GCTTTCCTTAACGTCCTGGACCAGTGCCCTAAGATCGAGCTGGACGTGCCCCTGGTGAAGTCCTACCTGGCCCAGTTCGCAGCTCGGGCCATCATCGCAGAGCTGGTGAGCGTGGCGGAGCTGGCTCACCCCCTGGAGAACGGCACCCACTTccccctcttcctgctctgcctgCAACAGACGGCCAAACTGAAGGACCGAGAGTGGCTCACCGACCTCTTCCAGCAGAGCAAGGTCAACATGCAGAAGATGCTCCCAG AAATCGATCAGAATAAGGACCGCATGCTGGAGATCCTGGAGGGGAAGGGCCTGAGCTTCCTGTTCCCGCTGCTGAAGCTGgagaaggagctgctgaagcaGATAAAGGCAGACCCCTCTCCACAGTCCATCTACAAGTGGATTAAAGACAACATCTCTCCCAAGCTTCACACTGACAAAGGCTTTGTCAACATCCTCATGACCAG TTTCCTGCAGTACATCTCCCAGGAGCTGTGCATGGCGGAGAGTGAAGAGCAGCTGGCCGCCCCCTCCaaagagcagctggagcaggagaaacagctgctgctggccttCAAGCCCGTCATGCAGAAGTTCCTGCATGACCATACCGAGCTGCAGGTCAGCGCCCTGTATGCCCTGCAGGTGCACTGCAACGCCAGCACCTTCCCCAAAG GCATGCTGCTGCGCTACTTTGTCAACTTCTACGACATGGAGATCATTGAAGAAGAAGCCTTCCTTGCATGGAAAGAAGACATTACCCAAGAATTCCCTGGAAAAGGAAAAGCTTTATTCCAG GTCAACCAGTGGCTCACCTGGCTGGAGacggcggaggaggaggagtcagaGGATGAAGCAGATTGA